The genomic stretch AGTACTGGCTGATGCCGTCTGATTTTCCGTGCTGGTTTGTATGGTTTGGTGATCCGTTCCAGAGTTTTCAGACTGTACTTGATTCACGGTTTGGCCATTTCCTGTAGTCTCGGCTGCCAGTGCAGTTGTAGACAACAGCAGGATACAAAGAAGTGTCAGGAATCCGGTGATCCTCTTTTTCCCTGAAAAACTATTCATAATTTACCTCCAAATGGATCAATCGGATATGCAGGCATATCCAGTTGATTCACAAGCTCAAGGTTGTAAGACATCTTTCCTTCAACCTTACCTCGCAATTGTGTTGTTGTGGTGTCATAATTACCATTATATTACAAAAGTGTTAAAAGTCAAGAAGATAATGTCAACAGCTTTGTAATATTTCATTTAGAATTGAGGAAAAATGTACAAACAGGACATAAAAACTTCATCAAAAAGTTTTTAGGAATGTATTGACAAAAGTAGAAAAAAAGAATATATTATGAAAAGAAGATGTTAGCACTCCCAAACGTTGAGTGCTAACAAAAAGACTCAGAAAGGAAGTGGGGCAGTTTGAGTGACAGAGATCAGCTAGATGAGCGGAAAGTAACTATATTAAAAGCCATCATCAAAACTTATCTGGAAACCGGAGAACCGGTAGGTTCCCGTACCATATCAAAGTATACGGATTTGAACTTAAGTTCTGCTACCATCCGGAATGAGATGTCTGATCTGGAGGAGCTGGGATATATCATGCAGCCTCACACCTCCGCCGGAAGGATTCCTTCAGACAGAGGATACCGCTTTTATGTGGACCAGATCATGCAGGAAAAAGAAGAGGAAGTCACTGAGATCAAGGATATGATGTTAAAGCGGGTGGACCGGGTAGAACTTTTGCTAAAACAGATGGCAAAGCTTCTTGCCCAGAACACCAATTACGCTGCAATGATCAGCGCGCCCCAATACCATCGGAACAAACTGAAGTTTATCCAGCTCTCTAAGGTTGATGAAGAAAAGCTTCTTGTAGTTATCGTGGTGGAGGGAAATATCATTAAGAATACCATGATTCCCATTCATACGGAATTAGATGACGAAGGACTTCTGAATCTTAACATTCTTCTTAACAATGCCCTTAACGGGCTGACCATAGAGGAGATCAATCTTGAAGTGATCAGCAGGATGAAGGTTCAGGCGGGCCCCCACTGTGATGTGGTGGACCGGGTTCTAAGCGAGGTGGCTGCCGCTATCCGGGGTGATGATGAAGACCTTCAGATTTATACCAGCGGGGCCACGAACATTTTCAAGTATCCGGAGTTAAGTGACGGAGAAAGGGCCAGTAAGCTTATCGGTACGCTGGAACAGAAGGATCTTTTGCAGGGGCTGATTGATGATATGAACAGCTCGGAGAGCGGATCCGGAATCCAGGTATACATCGGCGATGAGGCACCTGTTAAGGCAATGAAGGATTGCAGCATTGTAACCGCCAACTATGAACTGGGCGAAGGCTT from Lacrimispora sphenoides JCM 1415 encodes the following:
- the hrcA gene encoding heat-inducible transcriptional repressor HrcA; this encodes MSDRDQLDERKVTILKAIIKTYLETGEPVGSRTISKYTDLNLSSATIRNEMSDLEELGYIMQPHTSAGRIPSDRGYRFYVDQIMQEKEEEVTEIKDMMLKRVDRVELLLKQMAKLLAQNTNYAAMISAPQYHRNKLKFIQLSKVDEEKLLVVIVVEGNIIKNTMIPIHTELDDEGLLNLNILLNNALNGLTIEEINLEVISRMKVQAGPHCDVVDRVLSEVAAAIRGDDEDLQIYTSGATNIFKYPELSDGERASKLIGTLEQKDLLQGLIDDMNSSESGSGIQVYIGDEAPVKAMKDCSIVTANYELGEGLRGTIGIIGPKRMDYEKVLSTLRNLMTQLDTILKKDER